A window from Limanda limanda chromosome 14, fLimLim1.1, whole genome shotgun sequence encodes these proteins:
- the htr3a gene encoding 5-hydroxytryptamine receptor 3A has product MRLSPAWTTLGFLLIQGAARACTVKRQGGGTGRFANATLVRLSEFLSGGYKKGVRPVKDWRTSTMVAIDLMVYSILNVDEKNQVLTTYVWYRQSWTDEFLVWDPEDFDEVKQVSLPTANVWVPDILINEFVDVGKSPDIPYVYVTHDGLVRNYKPIQVVTACTLNIYNFPFDVQKCSLTFQSWLHTIDDINITLMRSPEELREDKSVFMNQGEWELLHILSNYKIFSVDNDDYYAEMKFHVVIRRRPLFYTVNLLLPSIFLMVMDIVGFYLPPDSGERVSFKITLLLGYSVFLIIVSDTLPATAIGTPLIGVYFVVCMALLVISLTETVLIVRLVHKQDLQPPVPHWVKYLVLERAPALFCIHTKHRLCSRLTSQASDLEHYKDNSYGTARCTHHHHTCEIGQRLSQHDREGALLGLGLPPSRDPTPPVMDNILHEVTAIRHFLEKRDRCREVAKEWLQVGYVLDVLLFRVYMVAVVAYSITLGTLWSVWQVA; this is encoded by the exons ATGAGGCTCTCACCAGCCTGGACCACGCTGGGTTTCCTCCTGATTCAAGGAGCAGCTCGAGCCTGCACAG TTAAGAGACAGGGCGGCGGCACCGGACGATTTGCCAACGCCACCCTGGTGCGGCTGTCCGAGTTTCTGAGTGGAGGCTACAAGAAAGGAGTGAGACCAGTGAAAGACTGGAGGACGTCCACTATGGTCGCCATAGACCTGATGGTTTACTCTATTCTGAACGTG GATGAGAAGAACCAGGTTCTGACGACGTACGTGTGGTACAGACAA TCATGGACGGATGAATTCCTGGTCTGGGACCCAGAGGATTTTGATGAAGTCAAACAAGTGTCTTTACCCACTGCTAACGTGTGGGTTCCTGACATCCTCATCAACGAGTT CGTGGACGTGGGCAAGTCTCCGGACATTCCTTATGTCTACGTGACACACGATGGACTGGTGCGCAACTACAAACCCATCCAGGTGGTCACGGCCTGCACGCTCAACATCTACAACTTCCCCTTCGACGTGCAGAAGTGCAGCCTCACCTTCCAGAGCTGGCTGCACACCA TTGACGACATCAACATCACCCTGATGCGAAGCCCCGAGGAGCTGAGGGAGGACAAGAGCGTCTTCATGAACCAGGGCGAGTGGGAGCTGCTCCACATTCTGTCCAACTACAAGATCTTCAGCGTGGACAATGACGACTACTACGCCGAGATGAAGTTCCAC gTGGTGATCCGGCGGCGGCCGCTCTTCTACACTGTGAACCTGCTGCTGCCCAGTATCTTCTTGATGGTGATGGACATTGTTGGTTTCTATCTGCCGCCAGACAGCGGAGAGCGGGTCTCCTTCAAGATCACTCTGCTGCTGGGCTACTCCGTCTTCCTCATCATCGTGTCAGACACTCTGCCTGCCACCGCCATTGGAACCCCGCTGATAG GTGTGTACTTCGTGGTCTGCATGGCCCTCCTGGTCATCAGCCTGACGGAAACCGTGCTGATCGTGCGTCTGGTGCACAAGCAGGACCTGCAGCCCCCCGTGCCGCACTGGGTGAAGTACCTGGTGCTGGAAAGAGCCCCGGCGCTGTTCTGCATCCACACGAAGCACCGCCTCTGCTCCCGGCTGACGTCACAGGCCTCCGACCTGGAGCACTACAAGGACAACAGCTATGGGACGG CCCGGtgcacccaccaccaccacacctgTGAGATTGGCCAGCGGCTCAGCCAGCACGACAGGGAGGGCGCTCTGCTGGGACTcggcctccctccctcccgggACCCCACACCCCCCGTCATGGACAACATCCTGCACGAGGTGACCGCCATACGCCACTTCCTGGAGAAGAGGGACCGGTGCCGGGAGGTGGCCAAAGAGTGGCTGCAGGTGGGCTACGTGCTGGACGTGCTGCTCTTCAGGGTCTACATGGTGGCCGTGGTGGCGTACAGCATCACACTGGGCACGCTGTGGTCGGTGTGGCAGGTGGCCTGA